A window from Dama dama isolate Ldn47 chromosome 11, ASM3311817v1, whole genome shotgun sequence encodes these proteins:
- the NOTCH1 gene encoding neurogenic locus notch homolog protein 1 isoform X2, translating to MPPLLAPLLCLALLPALAARGLRCSQPGETCLNGGKCEVFPNGTEACICSGAFAGQQCQAPNPCLSAPCKNGGTCHTVERDGLVDYTCSCRLGFSGPLCLTPRDHACLASPCLNGGTCDLLTLAEYKCLCPPGWSGKTCQQADPCASNPCANGGQCLPFEASYICHCPAGFHGPTCRQDVNECSQSPGLCHHGGTCLNEVGSYRCVCRPTHTGPHCELPYVPCSPSPCQNGGTCRPTGDTTHECACLPGFTGQNCEENIDDCPGNNCKNGGACVDGVNTYNCRCPPEWTGQYCTEDVDECQLMPNACQNGGTCHNTHGDYNCVCVNGWTGEDCSENIDDCASASCFQGATCHDRVASFYCECPHGRTGLLCHLNDACISNPCNEGSNCDTNPVNGKAICTCPSGYTGPACSQDVDECSLGANPCEHAGKCINTLGSFECQCLQGYTGPRCEIDVNECVSNPCQNDATCLDQIGEFQCICMPGYEGVHCEVNTDECASSPCLQNGRCLDKINEFVCECPTGFTGHLCQYDVDECASTPCKNGAKCLDGPNTYTCVCTEGYTGPHCEVDIDECDPDPCHYGSCKDGVATFTCLCQPGYTGHHCETNINECHSQPCRHGGTCQDRDNSYLCFCLKGTTGPNCEINLDDCASNPCDSGTCLDKIDGYECACEPGYTGSMCNINIDECADRPCHNGGTCEDGINGFTCRCPEGYHDPTCLSEVNECSSNPCIHGACRDSLNGYKCDCDPGWSGANCDVNNDECESNPCVNGGTCKDMTSGYVCACREGFSGPNCQTNINECASNPCLNQGTCIDDVAGYKCNCLLPYTGATCEVVLAPCAPGPCRNGGECRESEDYESFSCACPAGWQGQTCEIDINECVKSPCRAGASCQNTNGGYRCHCQAGYTGRNCETDIDDCRPNPCHNGGSCTDGINTAFCDCLPGFQGAFCEEDINECASNPCRNGANCTDCVDSYTCTCPTGFSGIHCENNTPDCTESSCFNGGTCVDGINAFTCLCPPGFTGSYCQHDVNECDSRPCLHGGTCHDSYGTYKCTCPQGYTGLNCQTLVRWCDSSPCKNDGRCWQTNAMYRCECHSGWTGLYCDVPSVSCEVAARQQGVNVTHLCRNGGLCMNAGNTHHCHCQAGYTGSYCEEQVDECSPSPCQNGATCTDYPGGYSCECVAGYHGVNCSEEVNECLSQPCRNGGTCIDLTNTYKCSCPRGTQGVHCEINVDDCNPPIDPVSRGPKCFNNGTCVDQVGGYSCTCPPGFVGERCEGDVNECLSNPCDARGTQNCVQRVNAFHCECRAGHTGRRCESVINGCKDRPCKNGGSCAVASNTARGFICKCPAGFEGATCENDARSCGSLRCLNGGTCIAGPRSPTCLCLGPFTGPECQFPASSPCVGGNPCYNQGVCEPTAESPFYRCRCPAKFNGLLCHILDYSFGGGVGLDIPPPQIEETCELPGCREEAGNKVCSLQCNNHACGWDGGDCSLNFDDPWQNCTQSLQCWKYFSNGRCDSQCNSAGCLFDGFDCQRAEGQCNPLYDQYCKDHFRDGHCDQGCNSAECEWDGLDCAEHVPERLAAGTLVLVVLMPPEQLRNRSLHFLRELSRLLHTNVVFKRDASGQQMIFPYYGREEELHKHPIRRSVDGGAPLLPGGGGGRRRRELDPMDIRGSIVYLEIDNRQCVQSSSQCFQSATDVAAFLGALASLGSLNIPYKIEAVQSETVEPPPPPPLHFMYVAVVAFVLLFFVGCGVLLSRKRRRQHGQLWFPEGFKVSEASKKKRREPLGEDSVGLKPLKNSSDGALMDDNQNEWGDEGLEAKKFRFEEPVVLPDLDDQTDHRQWTQQHLDAADLRVSAMAPTPPQGEADADCLDVNVRGPDGFTPLMIASCSGGGLETGNSEEEEDAPAVISDFIYQGASLHNQTDRTGETALHLAARYSRSDAAKRLLEASADANIQDNMGRTPLHAAVSADAQGVFQILIRNRATDLDARMHDGTTPLILAARLAVEGMLEDLINSHADVNAVDDLGKSALHWAAAVNNVEAAVVLLKNGANKDMQNNKEETPLFLAAREGSYETAKVLLDHFANRDITDHMDRLPRDIAQERMHHDIVRLLDEYSLVRSPPLHGAPLGGAPTLSPPLCSPNGYLGNLKPPMQGKKARKPSTKGLACGGKEPKDLKARRKKSQDGKGCLLDSGSVLSPVDSLESPHGYLSDVASPPLLPSPFQPSPSVPLNHLPGMPEAHLGVSHLSVAAKPEMAALSGGGRLAFEAGPPRLSHLPVASSTSTILGAAGSGGGGAVNFTVGGAAGLNGQCEWLSRLQNGLVPNQYNPLRGGVTPGTLSTQAAGLQHGTVGPLHAPALSQVMSYQALPSTRLASQPHLVPTQQLQPQQNLQMQPPSMPPQPNLQPPPPHLGVGSAASGHLGRSFLGGELSQADVQPLGPGNLAAHTVLPQEGQALPTSLPSALAPPMTTAQFLTPPSQHSYSSSPVDNTPSHQLQVPEHPFLTPSPESPDQWSSSSPHSNISDWSEGISSPPTSVPSQIAHVPEAFK from the exons CTGCAGCGGGGCCTTCGCGGGCCAGCAATGCCAGGCCCCCAACCCCTGCCTCAGCGCCCCCTGCAAGAACGGCGGGACATGCCACACGGTGGAACGAGACGGCCTGGTGGACTACACCTGCAGCTGCCGCCTGGGCTTCTCGGGGCCGCTCTGCCTGACGCCCCGAGACCACGCCTGCCTCGCCAGCCCCTGCCTCAACGGCGGCACCTGTGACCTGCTCACGCTGGCCGAGTACAAGTGCCTCTGCCCCCCAGGCTGGTCAG GGAAGACATGCCAGCAGGCTGACCCCTGCGCCTCAAACCCGTGTGCCAACGGAGGCCAGTGCCTGCCCTTCGAGGCGTCGTATATCTGCCACTGCCCAGCCGGCTTCCACGGCCCCACGTGCAGGCAGGACGTCAATGAGTGCAGCCAGAGCCCCGGGCTCTGCCACCACGGCGGCACCTGCCTCAACGAGGTCGGCTCCTACCGCTGCGTCTGCCGCCCCACCCACACCGGCCCCCACTGCGAGCTGCCCTACGTGCCTTgcagcccctccccctgccagaACGGGGGCACCTGCCGCCCCACGGGGGACACCACCCACGAGTGCGCCTGCCTGCCAG GCTTCACTGGCCAGAACTGCGAGGAAAACATTGACGACTGCCCGGGGAACAATTGCAAGAACGGAGGCGCCTGTGTGGACGGCGTGAACACCTACAACTGCCGCTGCCCCCCAGAGTGGACAG GTCAGTACTGCACGGAGGACGTGGACGAGTGCCAGCTCATGCCCAACGCCTGCCAGAACGGCGGGACCTGCCACAACACCCACGGCGACTACAACTGCGTGTGCGTCAACGGCTGGACGGGTGAGGACTGTAGCGAGAACATCGACGACTGCGCCAGCGCCTCCTGCTTCCAGGGTGCCACCTGCCACGACCGTGTGGCCTCCTTCTACTGCGAGTGTCCCCACGGCCGCACGG GTCTGCTGTGCCACCTGAATGACGCCTGCATCAGCAACCCCTGCAACGAGGGCTCCAACTGCGACACCAACCCCGTCAACGGCAAGGCCATCTGCACCTGCCCCTCGGGGTACACGGGGCCGGCCTGCAGCCAGGATGTGGACGAGTGCTCGCTGG GCGCCAACCCCTGTGAGCACGCGGGCAAGTGCATCAACACGCTGGGCTCGTTCGAGTGCCAGTGTCTGCAGGGCTACACCGGCCCGCGCTGCGAGATCGACGTCAACGAGTGTGTGTCGAACCCGTGTCAGAACGATGCCACCTGCCTGGACCAGATCGGGGAGTTCCAGTGTATCTGCATGCCCG GCTACGAGGGCGTGCACTGCGAGGTGAACACGGACGAGTGCGCCAGCAGCCCCTGCCTGCAGAACGGCCGCTGCCTGGACAAGATCAATGAGTTCGTGTGCGAGTGCCCCACGG GCTTCACCGGGCACTTATGTCAGTATGACGTGGACGAGTGTGCGAGCACGCCCTGCAAGAATGGCGCTAAGTGCCTGGACGGGCCCAACACCTACACCTGCGTGTGCACGGAAG GCTACACGGGGCCCCACTGCGAGGTGGACATCGACGAGTGTGACCCCGACCCTTGCCACTACGGGTCCTGCAAGGACGGCGTGGCCACCTTCACCTGCCTGTGCCAGCCGGGCTACACGGGCCACCACTGCGAGACCAACATCAACGAGTGCCACAGCCAGCCCTGCCGCCACGGGGGCACCTGCCAGGACCGCGACAACTCCTACCTCTGCTTCTGCCTCAAGGGGACCACAG GACCCAACTGCGAGATCAACCTGGACGACTGCGCGAGCAACCCCTGCGACTCCGGCACGTGTCTGGACAAGATTGACGGCTACGAGTGTGCGTGTGAGCCGGGCTACACAG GGAGCATGTGTAACATCAACATTGACGAGTGCGCAGACAGACCCTGCCACAACGGGGGCACCTGCGAGGACGGCATCAACGGCTTCACCTGCCGCTGCCCCGAGGGCTACCACGACCCCACCTGCCTGTCCGAGGTCAACGAGTGCAGCAGCAATCCCTGCATCCACGGGGCCTGCCGCGACAGCCTCAACGG GTACAAGTGTGACTGTGACCCCGGGTGGAGCGGGGCCAACTGTGACGTCAACAATGACGAGTGTGAGTCGAACCCCTGCGTCAACGGGGGCACCTGCAAGGACATGACCAGCGGCTACGTGTGCGCCTGCCGGGAGGGCTTCAGTG GCCCCAACTGCCAGACCAACATCAACGAGTGCGCATCCAACCCATGTCTCAACCAGGGCACGTGTATCGATGACGTGGCAGGGTACAAATGCAACTGCCTCTTGCCCTACACAG GGGCCACGTGTGAGGTGGTGCTGGCCCCGTGTGCCCCCGGGCCCTGCAGAAACGGCGGCGAGTGTCGGGAGTCAGAGGATTACGAGAGCTTCTCCTGCGCCTGCCCCGCAGGCTGGCAGG gGCAGACCTGTGAGATTGACATCAACGAGTGCGTGAAGAGCCCGTGCCGCGCGGGCGCCTCCTGCCAGAACACCAACGGCGGCTACCGCTGCCACTGCCAGGCGGGCTACACGGGGCGCAACTGCGAGACAGACATCGACGACTGCCGGCCCA ACCCGTGCCACAACGGGGGCTCCTGCACAGACGGCATCAACACGGCCTTCTGCGACTGCCTGCCCGGCTTCCAGGGTGCCTTCTGCGAAGAGGACATCAACGAGTGTGCCAGCAACCCCTGCCGCAACGGCGCCAACTGCACCGACTGCGTGGACAGCTATACCTGCACCTGCCCCACGGGCTTCAGCGGCATCCACTGCGAGAATAACACGCCCGACTGCACGGAGAG CTCCTGCTTCAACGGCGGTACCTGCGTGGACGGCATCAACGCCTTCACCTGCCTGTGTCCACCCGGCTTCACGGGCAGCTACTGCCAGCACGACGTCAACGAGTGTGACTCTCGGCCCTGCCTGCACGGCGGCACCTGCCACGACAGCTACGGCACCTACAAGTGCACCTGCCCGCAGGGCTACACGGGCCTCAACTGCCAG ACCCTCGTGCGCTGGTGCGACTCCTCCCCCTGCAAGAACGACGGCCGGTGCTGGCAGACCAACGCGATGTACCGCTGCGAGTGCCACAGCGGCTGGACTGGCCTCTACTGCGACGTGCCCAGCGTCTCCTGTGAGGTGGCCGCGCGGCAGCAAG GCGTCAACGTGACCCACTTGTGCCGGAACGGGGGCCTCTGCATGAACGCGGGCAACACACACCACTGCCACTGCCAGGCTGGCTACACGGGCAGCTACTGTGAGGAGCAGGTGGATGAGTGCTCACCCAGCCCCTGCCAGAACGGGGCCACCTGCACCGACTACCCCGGCGGCTACTCCTGCGAG TGTGTGGCCGGCTACCATGGGGTGAACTGCTCCGAGGAGGTGAACGAGTGCTTGTCCCAGCCCTGCCGGAATGGGGGCACCTGCATCGACCTCACCAACACCTACAAGTGTTCCTGCCCCCGCGGCACGCAGG GCGTGCACTGCGAGATCAACGTGGACGACTGCAACCCCCCCATCGACCCTGTGTCCCGGGGCCCCAAGTGCTTTAACAACGGCACCTGCGTGGACCAGGTGGGCGGCTACAGCTGCACCTGCCCGCCCGGCTTCGTGGGTGAGCGCTGCGAGGGCGACGTCAACGAGTGCCTGTCCAACCCCTGCGACGCCCGCGGCACCCAGAACTGCGTGCAGCGCGTCAACGCCTTCCACTGCGAGTGCCGCGCCGGCCACACCG GACGCCGCTGCGAGTCGGTCATCAACGGCTGCAAGGACAGGCCCTGCAAGAACGGGGGCAGCTGTGCGGTGGCCTCCAACACGGCCCGCGGGTTCATCTGCAAATGCCCAGCG GGCTTCGAGGGCGCCACGTGTGAGAACGACGCCCGCAGCTGTGGGAGCCTGCGGTGCCTGAACGGCGGCACGTGCATCGCGGGCCCGCGCAGCCCCACCTGCCTGTGCCTGGGCCCCTTCACCGGCCCCGAGTGCCAGTTTCCAGCCAGCAGCCCCTGCGTGGGCGGCAACCCCTGCTACAACCAGGGCGTCTGCGAGCCCACCGCCGAGAGCCCCTTCTACCGCTGCCGCTGCCCCGCCAAGTTCAACGGGCTCCTGTGCCACATCCTGGACTACAGCTTTGGGGGCGGCGTGGGCCTCGACATCCCCCCGCCGCAGATCGAGGAGACGTGCGAGCTCCCCGGCTGCCGCGAGGAGGCCGGCAACAAGGTCTGCAGCCTGCAGTGCAACAACCACGCGTGCGGCTGGGACGGCGGCGACTGCTCCCTCAACTTTGACGACCCCTGGCAGAACTGCACGCAGTCCCTGCAGTGCTGGAAGTACTTCAGCAACGGCCGCTGCGACAGCCAGTGCAACTCGGCCGGCTGCCTCTTCGACGGCTTCGACTGCCAGCGCGCAGAAGGCCAGTGCAA CCCCCTGTACGACCAGTACTGCAAGGACCACTTCAGGGACGGGCACTGTGACCAGGGCTGCAACAGCGCGGAGTGCGAGTGGGACGGGCTGGACTGCGCGGAGCACGTGCCCGAGCGGCTGGCGGCCGGCACGCTGGTGCTGGTGGTGCTCATGCCGCCCGAGCAGCTGCGCAACCGCTCCCTGCACTTCCTGCGGGAGCTCAGCCGCCTGCTGCACACCAACGTGGTCTTCAAGCGCGACGCCAGCGGCCAGCAGATGATCTTCCCCTACTACGGCCGCGAGGAGGAGCTGCACAAGCACCCCATCAGGCGCTCCGTGGACGGCGGGGCCCCGCTGctcccgggcggcggcggcggacgcCGGCGCAGGGAGCTGGACCCCATGGACATCCGCGG GTCCATCGTCTACCTGGAGATTGACAACCGGCAGTGCGTCCAGTCATCATCCCAGTGCTTCCAGAGCGCCACGGACGTGGCCGCCTTCCTGGGTGCGCTGGCCTCGCTGGGCAGCCTCAACATCCCCTACAAGATCGAGGCCGTGCAGA GTGAGACGGTggagccgcccccgcccccgccgctgcACTTCATGTACGTGGCCGTGGTGGCCTTCGTGCTGCTGTTCTTCGTGGGCTGCGGGGTGCTGCTATCGCGGAAGCGCCGGCGGCAGCATGGCCAGCTCTGGTTCCCCGAGGGCTTCAAGGTGTCGGAGGCCAGCAAGAAGAAGCGGCGCGAGCCCCTCGGCGAGGACTCCGTGGGCCTCAA GCCCCTGAAGAACTCCTCGGACGGCGCCCTCATGGACGACAACCAGAACGAGTGGGGCGACGAGGGCCTGGAGGCCAAGAAGTTCCGG TTCGAGGAGCCCGTGGTCCTCCCTGACCTGGACGACCAGACAGACCACAGACAGTGGACTCAGCAGCATCTGGACGCCGCCGACCTGCGCGTGTCTGCCATGGCCCCCACGCCTCCCCAGGGCGAGGCCGATGCCGACTGCCTGGACGTGAACGTCCGTGGGCCGG ACGGCTTCACGCCCCTCATGATCGCCTCCTGCAGCGGAGGGGGCCTAGAGACAGGCAAcagcgaggaggaggaggatgcgcCTGCGGTCATCTCGGACTTCATCTACCAGGGCGCCAGCCTGCACAACCAGACAGACCGCACCGGCGAGACTGCCCTGCACCTGGCCGCCCGCTACTCGCGCTCCGACGCGGCCAAGCGCCTGCTGGAGGCCAGTGCGGACGCCAACATACAGGACAACATGGGCCGCACCCCGCTGCACGCGGCCGTGTCTGCCGACGCGCAGGGCGTCTTCCAG ATCCTGATCCGGAACCGAGCCACCGACCTGGACGCCCGCATGCACGACGGCACGACCCCGCTAATCCTGGCTGCCCGCCTGGCTGTGGAGGGCATGCTGGAGGACCTCATCAACTCCCATGCCGACGTCAATGCTGTGGACGACCTGG GCAAGTCCGCCCTGCACTGGGCGGCCGCGGTGAACAACGTGGAGGCCGCTGTCGTGCTGCTGAAGAACGGGGCCAACAAGGACATGCAGAACAACAAG GAGGAGACGCCCTTGTTCCTGGCCGCCCGGGAGGGCAGCTACGAGACGGCCAAGGTGCTGCTGGACCATTTTGCCAACCGGGACATCACGGACCACATGGACCGCCTGCCTCGCGACATCGCGCAGGAGCGCATGCACCACGACATCGTGCGGCTGCTGGACGAATACAGCCTGGTGCGCAGCCCCCCGCTGCACGGCGCCCCCCTGGGCGGCGCGCCCACCCTGTCGCCCCCGCTCTGCTCGCCCAACGGCTACCTGGGCAACCTCAAGCCCCCCATGCAGGGCAAGAAGGCCCGCAAGCCCAGCACCAAGGGCCTGGCCTGCGGCGGCAAGGAGCCCAAGGACCTTAAGGCTCGGAGGAAGAAGTCCCAAGACGGCAAGGGCTGCCTGCTGGACAGCGGGAGCGTGCTCTCGCCCGTGGACTCCCTCGAGTCCCCCCACGGCTACCTGTCAGACGTGgcctccccgcccctcctgccctcccctttCCAGCCATCTCCCTCCGTGCCCCTCAACCACCTGCCCGGGATGCCCGAGGCCCACCTGGGCGTCAGCCACCTGAGCGTGGCAGCCAAGCCCGAGATGGCGGCGCTCAGTGGGGGCGGACGGCTGGCCTTCGAGGCAGGGCCACCGCGCCTCTCCCACCTGCCTGTGGCCTCCAGCACCAGCACCATCCTGGGTGCCGCTGGCAGTGGGGGCGGTGGGGCTGTGAATTTCACCGTGGGTGGAGCCGCGGGCTTGAATGGCCAGTGCGAGTGGCTGTCCCGGCTGCAGAACGGCCTAGTGCCCAACCAGTACAACCCGCTGCGAGGGGGCGTGACGCCGGGCACCCTGAGCACGCAGGCTGCCGGCCTGCAGCATGGCACGGTGGGCCCGCTGCACGCCCCCGCCCTGTCCCAGGTGATGAGCTACCAGGCCCTGCCCAGCACGCGGCTGGCCTCCCAGCCTCACCTGGTGCCGACGCAGCAGCTGCAGCCGCAGCAGAACTTACAGATGCAGCCGCCGAGCATGCCACCGCAGCCAAAcctgcagccgccgccgccgcacctCGGCGTGGGCTCAGCCGCCAGCGGCCACCTGGGCCGGAGCTTCCTGGGAGGGGAGCTGAGCCAGGCGGACGTGCAGCCGCTGGGGCCCGGCAACCTGGCCGCGCACACCGTGCTGCCGCAGGAAGGCCAGGCCCTGCCCACGTCGCTGCCGTCCGCGCTGGCCCCGCCCATGACCACCGCCCAGTTCCTGACGCCCCCCTCCCAGCACAGCTACTCCTCCTCCCCCGTGGACAACACCCCCAGCCACCAGCTGCAGGTGCCCGAGCACCCCTTCCTCACCCCGTCCCCCGAGTCCCCCGACCAGTGGTCCAGCTCCTCGCCACATTCCAACATCTCCGATTGGTCCGAGGGCATCTCCAGCCCGCCCACCAGCGTGCCGTCCCAAATCGCCCACGTCCCAGAGGCGTTCAAGTAA